Part of the Zingiber officinale cultivar Zhangliang chromosome 8A, Zo_v1.1, whole genome shotgun sequence genome, GAATCTATAGAAGCATAAAAGAGATCTACCTGATAATGATGCTCAATGGTGAAATTGTCTTGACGAACGCGGGCTCATCCTCGCCTATCAATATACAGAGCATTAAAATCAGGAATATCAATATTTCGAAGTTCACAAAAAGATTTCACTTTTGCAAGCACATCATTCCATTTGTTATCCCTCATATGTTGAAGTAAATTCTTGGTAGATAATACCAGCTCCATTGCATTTATAATATCCTGAGACTTACTTTGCAAAGCCTGATAAAGAATATCTGTGATCCCCATAATCTCATTCATAAGATGCAAGATGAatacaaaatcaaaagaagtcatttCATCATAAACAGATGTTGCATCTGCTCGTTGAAAAGGAAGCCCATCATCCATAACCTTGAACAATACCGTATACGATGCACTAAACATCTTAATTAGGCCTTTCAATGATTTCAAATGAGAACTGCAGCGTGTATCAGCAGCTCGTTGTAAAGTACCTATTGGATTAAGTCCACGCCCTGTCTCGAGTTCATTAATTGCAATCAAATGTGCAATGTCATCCGCATGAGCATTCTTCAATTCATCATTACGCTTACATGAAGAACCAACAATATTAACTATAAAAGTTAATCTATCAAAAAATTGATGAATAGGTGTCACATTTTTTGATGCTACAACTAAAGCCAATTGTAACCGATGAGCAAAGCAATTTAAGCACCTCTACAATCTTTTATAATCAAAGCTTGCAATCCATTAAACTCACCCCTCATATTACTAGCACCATCATAaccttgacctctaatattttgAACATCCAAATTATAGTGAGCCAAAGTAGAATATATGACATTCTTTAAAGTCAAAGCCGCAGTATTAGATACATGAACAAGCCCAAAAAAACGTTCTTGAATGAATCCATTAGTATCAACGAACCTCAATACTATAGACATTTGCTCTTTTTGATTCATCTCGAGATTCATCGACAATTATGCAATACTTGGCAACTCCAATTTCTTCACGAATTACATTTTTCACTCTCATGGAAATCAGATGAAGTATTTGTTTCTGAATATCGTGACTTGTATACTTGGCATTTTTTGGAGCTTTCGCAATTGCTTTTGAAAGTTCGTCATTGTACATAGTTAGCACAtccaaaaattcaagaaaattgcCACGATTAGATAAACTAGATTTCTCATCATGGCCCTAAACGGAATTCCTTGCAGTGCAAGCAACAACACCACATGCATGTAAGCTTTTAACCGAAGACGATTAGTTGCGACTTGTTCATCATTAAAATTGTCAAATCTCCTTGATATATGTTGTGGTTGGTTCATCAAATCCTCACATGCCTTTTCAACATTACGATGAGGTGAAGGTACATTATCTTTCCCTATATGGCCTAGGAAAACGCAAGTTTTTCCATTTCGAACTTTCTTGCAATTATCAAATCTATCAACAGTAAATGTAGTTTGATTTGAGCATCCTGATGGCTTGTTGAAGATAAAACATGAAAAACAATATGCTTTATCTTTAGCTAGTGAATACTCCAACCAAGGAAATTGTTCATACCAAGCAGACTGAAATCTTCGAGGgtgcttaatatttttatttaatggatATT contains:
- the LOC122010977 gene encoding uncharacterized protein LOC122010977; amino-acid sequence: MSGDIWVRMAGDRVAPRLQAPEPDPRAGGVDSRLVTTGRGSAAIGSGVRAQRMGLNRFSEGRHSPRSGGDGFKLAPSVSPNVRRSEEERAASTVGEECPVIVGVESSAREGHDEKSSLSNRGNFLEFLDVLTMYNDELSKAIAKAPKNAKYTSHDIQKQILHLISMRVKNVIREEIGVAKYCIIVDESRDESKRANVYSIENVIYSTLAHYNLDVQNIRGQGYDGASNMRVVASKNVTPIHQFFDRLTFIVNIVGSSCKRNDELKNAHADDIAHLIAINELETGRGLNPIGTLQRAADTRCSSHLKSLKGLIKMFSASYTVLFKVMDDGLPFQRADATSVYDEMTSFDFVFILHLMNEIMGITDILYQALQSKSQDIINAMELVLSTKNLLQHMRDNKWNDVLAKVKSFCEDEPAFVKTISPLSIIISNALNPQNVMESFKIKDICKLVEKFYAQDFTKDVKEQLEMQMKHYEYNVVKGPDYKNLSTISELCQCTLYSLVFMQLESLLTWKVEGLDSREFDFVTFTCSEEASVAICGMDGKLPSQNKYTGLCA